A stretch of the Mycobacterium sp. ITM-2016-00317 genome encodes the following:
- the fabG1 gene encoding 3-oxoacyl-ACP reductase FabG1: MSDSAAVEAAPTGRPAFVSRSVLVTGGNRGIGLAIAQRLAADGHKVAVTHRGSGAPEGLFAVECDVTDNDAVDRAFTEVEEHQGPVEVLVSNAGISADAFLMRMTEERFQKVIDANLTGAFRVTQRASRTMQRKRFGRIIYVGSVSGMWGIGNQANYAASKAGLIGMARSISRELSKANVTANVVAPGYIDTEMTRALDERIQKGALDFIPAKRVGTAAEVAGVVSFLASEDASYIAGAVIPVDGGMGMGH; the protein is encoded by the coding sequence ATGAGCGACTCTGCTGCCGTCGAAGCCGCCCCCACCGGTCGACCCGCGTTCGTATCCCGTTCGGTGCTGGTGACCGGCGGTAACCGCGGTATCGGTCTGGCCATCGCGCAACGCCTGGCCGCCGACGGGCACAAGGTCGCCGTCACGCACCGCGGTTCGGGTGCGCCCGAGGGTCTGTTCGCGGTGGAGTGCGACGTCACCGACAACGACGCCGTCGACCGCGCCTTCACCGAGGTCGAGGAGCATCAGGGCCCGGTCGAGGTGCTGGTGTCCAACGCGGGCATCTCCGCCGACGCGTTCCTGATGCGGATGACCGAGGAGAGGTTCCAGAAGGTCATCGACGCGAACCTGACCGGAGCCTTCCGAGTGACCCAGCGGGCCTCGCGCACCATGCAGCGCAAGCGGTTCGGCCGGATCATCTACGTGGGCTCGGTCTCGGGCATGTGGGGCATCGGCAACCAGGCCAACTACGCGGCCTCCAAAGCCGGGTTGATCGGCATGGCCCGCTCCATCTCCCGTGAGCTGTCCAAGGCCAACGTCACCGCGAACGTGGTGGCGCCCGGCTACATCGACACCGAGATGACCCGCGCGCTCGACGAGCGGATCCAAAAGGGCGCGCTGGACTTCATCCCGGCCAAGCGCGTCGGCACCGCCGCCGAGGTCGCCGGCGTGGTCAGCTTCCTGGCCTCGGAGGACGCGAGTTACATCGCCGGCGCGGTGATCCCGGTCGACGGCGGCATGGGCATGGGCCACTAA
- the inhA gene encoding NADH-dependent enoyl-ACP reductase InhA: protein MAGFLEGKRILVTGIITDSSIAFYIAKVAQEAGAELVLTGFDRMKLIRRIADRLPAPAPLIELDVQNQEHLDTLADRVTAEIGEGNKLDGVVHSIGFMPQTGMGINPFFDAPYEDVAKGIHISAYSYASLAKAVLPIMHPGGGIVGMDFDPTRAMPAYNWMTVAKSALESVNRFVAREAGKVGVRSNLVAAGPIRTLAMSAIVGGALGEEAGAQMQLLEEGWDQRAPLGWNMKDPTPVAKTVCALMSDWLPATTGTVIYADGGASTQLL, encoded by the coding sequence ATGGCAGGTTTTCTCGAAGGTAAGCGCATCCTCGTCACGGGGATCATCACCGACTCCTCGATCGCGTTCTACATCGCCAAGGTCGCCCAGGAGGCCGGCGCCGAACTGGTGCTGACCGGGTTCGACCGGATGAAGCTGATCCGCCGCATCGCCGACCGGCTGCCCGCACCGGCGCCGCTGATCGAGCTCGACGTGCAGAACCAGGAACACCTCGACACCCTGGCCGACCGGGTCACCGCCGAGATCGGCGAGGGCAACAAGCTCGACGGCGTGGTGCACTCCATCGGCTTCATGCCCCAGACCGGCATGGGCATCAACCCGTTCTTCGACGCGCCCTACGAGGACGTCGCCAAGGGCATCCACATCTCGGCGTACTCCTACGCGTCGCTGGCCAAGGCCGTGCTGCCGATCATGCACCCGGGCGGCGGCATCGTCGGGATGGACTTCGACCCGACCCGCGCCATGCCCGCCTACAACTGGATGACGGTCGCCAAGAGCGCGCTCGAATCGGTGAACCGGTTCGTCGCGCGGGAAGCCGGCAAGGTCGGAGTGCGGTCCAATCTCGTTGCGGCGGGCCCGATCCGGACGCTGGCGATGAGCGCCATCGTCGGCGGCGCCCTCGGCGAGGAGGCCGGCGCCCAAATGCAGCTGCTGGAAGAGGGCTGGGACCAGCGGGCGCCGCTGGGCTGGAACATGAAGGACCCCACCCCGGTCGCCAAGACGGTCTGCGCCCTCATGTCGGACTGGTTGCCCGCGACCACGGGCACCGTGATCTACGCCGACGGCGGCGCGAGTACTCAGTTGCTGTGA
- a CDS encoding ferrochelatase: MTFDALLLLSFGGPEGPEQVMPFLENVTRGRGIPRERLESVAEHYQHFGGVSPINGINRELIAAIEAELSHRGLQIPVYFGNRNWAPYVEDTVTAMRDNGIRRAAVFSTSAWGGYSGCTQYQEDIARGRAAAGPDAPELVRLRQYFDHPLLIEMFADAVDAAAATLPEKLRGQARLVFTAHSIPLRAASRCGPDLYQRQVEHTAALVAAAAGYPEYDQVWQSRSGPPQVPWLEPDVGDHLTTLAAQGTRAVIVCPVGFVADHIEVVWDLDNELAEQAAKAGIAFARASTPNAQPRFAELAVDLIDELRLKVPPRRVGGGQVPCYGSTVNGALCTPDCAG; this comes from the coding sequence GTGACGTTTGACGCGCTGCTGCTGCTGTCGTTCGGGGGCCCGGAGGGCCCCGAACAGGTGATGCCGTTCCTGGAGAACGTCACCAGGGGACGGGGCATCCCGCGGGAGCGGCTGGAGTCCGTCGCCGAGCACTACCAGCATTTCGGCGGCGTCTCACCCATCAACGGCATCAACCGGGAGCTGATCGCCGCGATCGAGGCCGAGCTGTCCCACCGCGGTCTGCAGATCCCGGTCTACTTCGGTAACCGCAACTGGGCGCCGTACGTCGAGGACACCGTCACGGCCATGCGCGACAACGGCATCCGCCGTGCGGCCGTGTTCTCCACCTCGGCCTGGGGCGGGTACTCGGGCTGCACGCAGTACCAGGAGGACATCGCCCGCGGCCGGGCGGCGGCAGGTCCGGACGCCCCGGAACTGGTCAGGCTGCGGCAGTACTTCGACCACCCGCTGCTGATCGAGATGTTCGCCGACGCCGTCGACGCCGCGGCGGCGACGCTTCCCGAGAAGCTGCGCGGTCAGGCGCGCCTGGTGTTCACCGCGCACTCGATCCCGTTGCGCGCCGCATCGAGGTGCGGGCCGGACCTCTACCAGCGCCAGGTCGAGCACACCGCCGCGCTGGTCGCGGCCGCCGCGGGCTACCCCGAGTACGACCAGGTGTGGCAGTCCCGGTCGGGGCCGCCGCAGGTGCCGTGGCTGGAACCGGACGTCGGTGATCATCTGACAACGCTGGCCGCACAGGGAACCAGGGCGGTGATCGTCTGCCCGGTGGGCTTCGTCGCCGACCACATCGAGGTGGTGTGGGACCTCGACAACGAACTGGCCGAACAGGCCGCGAAGGCCGGCATCGCCTTCGCCCGGGCGTCCACCCCCAACGCGCAGCCGCGCTTCGCCGAACTGGCCGTCGATCTGATCGACGAACTGCGACTTAAGGTTCCGCCGCGACGAGTCGGCGGCGGGCAGGTGCCGTGCTACGGCAGCACCGTCAACGGCGCGCTGTGCACGCCGGACTGCGCAGGCTGA